A segment of the Bacillus pseudomycoides genome:
AGGCGGTAAAATCAATGACGCGTTAAATGTAGCGAAGGATAAAGTAGAAATTGAAGGGGTTTCTGCTAAAAAAGCCCTAGATGAAGCCGCTAAAATTGCACAAGAAGAATTAGATAAAGTGTTGAAAAAGAAGAAATAATATTAATAGAAATATGAGGTGCTTTTGAACACCAAAAGTACCTCTATGATTCTATCATTAAAATATTAAAAAAGGTGTGGGAATCATGATTGAAATGAAAGGTACGATGACTCTTTCTCCATTCGTAAAAAATAAACATTCTTTTCTAATGGATGCAACCGATATTATTAATTTTACAGTAACGATCGATCAAGGAGCCAGTCGGAAAATTCCGCTCTTACTAATCTTGCGAGACTCTAAAGGGTGTGTGCGTATACAATATCAAACGCCAATTGTTGACGAAAAACTAGTTGTTGCAACAAATCCAAAGTTTTGTTCAGCTGGTTGCGTTGGAGGAGAAATAGCGTCTGGTAATTGGGAGCTAGAAGTAGTATATACGCCTCATTGTGCAAATAAAGCACTAAAATTTACCGGAAGAAAAGTTGATTACACAGTAAATATATCAGTGAATGACGAGTTAGAACGAGAATATAATCGAGAGCATTTTTGCAAAGAAAATGTCTTTATTCATGAAAACGATTTTGAAAAAGTAGTGAATGAAGAGCATCGTTGGTACAAAGGAGATTTTCATGTCCATACAAATTTAACGGACGGCGAGATAGATGATGAACTGGCAATGAGTGTATGTGAAAAACAAGAATTGGATTTCTTATATGCGACGGAACACAATATTGTAATGCCATCTTATCAAAAAGGAAGCACATTAATTATACCATCTATGGAACTTACAACTCCTTATGGTCATTACAATATATTCGGTATGAAGGAGTATGTTAACTTTACAGAGTATTTAGATGAATCATTCAGCGCCAAAAGTATGAATGAGCTATTTTCTCTCATGAAAGAAAAAGACTATTTAATTAGTGTGAATCATCCATTTATGAAACCGTGGACGAACCAAATTAATATTAATCTAGAAAATATTCATACAATGGAAATCATGTGTGATCCAACTTATAGCAAAAGCAAGCCATCTACTTTAGAAGCTTTAAAGTTCTTCGATCAAATGTGGTTAAGTGGTCTTAAAATCTGGGGGATTGGCGGAAGTGATTCTCATTTACATCCATCTAAAACATTCCCAGGATCTAAAGATCCATCAATCTATGGTGACCCAGGAACGTACGTATTATGTAATGGCTTATCTATTAAAAACTTAAAAGATGCGATCCAAAGAGGTAGAATTTATTTTTCTCGATTTAGAAAATTAGAGATAGCTATTCAAAATGAAGGTAAAACCATTTATGTCGGCGATGAGGCTCAGGGAAATATTCGCTACAACATTCATACAGATAAACCCTGCGAGTGGAGATTGATTGTGAATGGTCAAATTATCGAAAAAGAATTTGGCAGCTACGTAACCTTTGACTTTTATTTAAATGAAGGAGCATATGCCAGAGTTGAAGGTTGGGAAGATGATGAATTAGTGGCGTTTATAAATCCTATTCATAATAACGTTAGGCATAAGAATATTAAAACATGGTATGAAGTTTTAGGGGGATTAGAAGATGAATAAAGGAATTATTTTTGATAAAGATGGAACACTAATACAGCTAGACTCTGTCTGGTACACAATTGTTCATCATGTGCTAGATGATATATTTCAAATGTATCCAAATGAAAAAAATAAACGAAATGACTACCTAAAGATTATTGGTATGAGTGATAACGATTTTGAGAGTACAAGTTTACTAGCTTGTCGCACAAATTACTTTATTGCGGCTGCATGGTTTTTGTTGTTAGAAAATCAAAATATAAATAAAGAGAATTTTATTCATGATGTATGTGCATTATTTAAAAAACACTCTACAGCAGATGATCTCGTATTTACAGAAGTGGAAGGTGCAAAGGAAACATTAAAATATTTAAAAGACCATGAATATGTGATTGGAGTTGTTACAGCAGATGACGTTGATGCGGCCATTCATTCACTTAAAATGACAGGATTATATGATTATGTGGATTTTTTAGGTGCAGATGATGGTGTCAATAAAACAAAACCTGAAAGTGATTTTTATCATATGTTCAAAGAGAAGTTTGCACTGGCTGAAGAAGATGTGTTTATGGTAGGTGATACATTAACAGACGTTAGATTTGCAAGAAATAGCAACATTAAAGTAGTGGGCGTCCTGTCAGGTGCGAGTAAGAAGGAAGATTTAGAAGAAGAAGCAGATTATATTTTAGACAGTATGAAGGATATTTCCAAAATTTTATAAAACAATGGTGTGATCAATATTGTCGATAACAGTATCTTTCAAAATAGCTAAAATTATAGGAGGCAATTATGGCTCAGCTATCATTCAAAAATATTTATAAGAAATATGATCATGATGTGACAATCGTAAAAGATTTTAATCTAGAAGTGAATGATGGAGAATTTATCGTTTTGGTTGGACCTTCAGGATGTGGGAAATCTACGACATTACGTATGATTGCAGGACTTGAGGAAATTTCAGAGGGAGACTTTTATATTGATAGAGAGCGTGTAAATGATGTTACACCGAAAGATCGAGATATCGCAATGGTTTTTCAAAACTACGCTCTTTATCCACATATGACAGTTTATGATAATATGGCGTTCGGCTTAAAGCTGCGAAAATATAGTAAAGCAGAAATTGATCAACGTGTGAAACATGCAGCACAAATCCTTGGGCTTGAAAAATATTTAGAGCGAAAGCCAAAAGCACTTTCAGGTGGACAACGTCAGCGTGTTGCATTAGGTCGAGCGATTGTTCGGAATGCAAAAGTTTTCTTAATGGACGAGCCATTATCAAATTTGGATGCGAAACTACGCGTTCAAATGCGTGCTGAGATTACAAAGTTACACCAACAGCTGCAAACAACAACTGTATATGTTACGCATGATCAAATAGAAGCGATGACAATGGCGACACGCTTAGTTGTACTAAAGGATGGTATCATCCAACAAGTCGGTACCCCTAAAGAGGTCTATGAAAGACCAGAGAATGTATTTGTCGGGGGCTTTATTGGTTCTCCCGGAATGAATTTTTTAAAAGGAATATTAACAGAAAATGCTGTTATGATTGATAAATGGAAAATCGAAATTTCAGAAGAGCGGATGAAAAGTTTGCGAAACAAAGGGTATGCCAATAAAGAAATTATCATAGGGATACGTCCAGAAGATTTTTATTGTGGAAAAAAACTTTTAGAGTTACCTCATAATACAAAGATAACGGTAACTATTGATGTGTCAGAATTAATGGGATCAGAAACATATCTTTATTCTAATATCAATGGTCAATCCTTTGTTGCGCGTGTTAACTCCTCAGTTGATGTGCATAGTCAATCTGAGATGGATCTAGCTTTGGATATGGAAAAAGTTCATTATTTTGATTCTGAAACTGAAAAACGGATTGTTTTATAGGCTATTCGATTATTAAGTCATCAACACTTTGATGGAATGAATTTCTTTAGGCTTATCCAAAACAGGGATAGGCCTTTGTTGTTGTTGAACTCTTTTAACAGGTTTGTTTTATATAAATACAAGCTGAAAAACTGACATGAAATCCATTTCTTTTTAGGTGGATGAGAGCATCCGACATGCCTAGAAACGGTCAGAGCCTTTTCCTGCGTCATGCCATGTTAAAACAAAGAGAGAAAACGAGTACAGGTCACGTTCTCTTTGTTGTGGTAGTGTCTTGTATATTTGGAAAACAAAATGGATTTTATATAAAAAGAATATATTTCTAAAATATTACAGGAGATAAAAGGTGTATATGTATACGGTTTTTGTTAATTTTTCGCATTGTTATATTATTGTCAAATAATAAATGATTAATGTGTAGTTTCCATGGTTATAATAAAAGTAGAATGGTAGATAATAAAAAATATGAAACTTCCCCTATGAAATAAAGTTCTTTATATTTACACTATTCTAAATATAAAAACTTTTAAAATCTAGTATGTTAGCGTTTTCATAACTTTGAAGTTATGCTAGAATAAGGACATAAGTTATTAATTATTAAAAAAAGAAAAAAGAATTCCTTTTTTCTGTTAATTATAAGGGGGCATTTCATTATGCGTATTGGGGTACCAACAGAAATTAAAAACAACGAAAACCGTGTGGCAATGACACCAGCTGGTGTTGTACATTTAGTTCGTAATAATCACAAAGTATTCATTCAAAAGGGTGCAGGTTTAGGATCTGGTTTCACAGATGCTGAGTACATTGAAGCAGGTGCAAAAATCGTTGATACAGCTGAAGAAGCTTGGAACATGGATATGGTAATGAAAGTTAAGGAACCAATTGAAAGCGAATACAAACACTTCAGCGAAGGTTTAATTCTATTCACATATCTACACTTAGCTCCAGAACCAGAATTAACAAAAGCTTTAATTGAAAAGAAAGTTGTAGCTATCGCTTACGAAACAGTACAATTAGAAAATCGTTCTTTACCATTACTTGCACCTATGAGTGAAGTAGCTGGTCGTATGTCTGCACAAATCGGTGCACAATTCCTTGAGAAAAACAAAGGCGGTAAAGGTATCTTACTAGCAGGCGTTCCAGGGGTAAAACGTGGTAAAGTAACAATTATCGGTGGTGGACAAGCTGGTACAAATGCTGCTAAAATTGCAGTTGGACTAGGTGCGGATGTAACAATCATCGACTTAAGTGCAGAACGTCTTCGTCAATTAGATGACATTTTCGGTAACCAAGTGAAAACTTTAATGTCTAACCCATACAATATTGCAGAAGCTGTAAAAGAATCTGATCTTGTAATCGGTGCGGTATTAATTCCAGGTGCAAAAGCTCCAAAACTTGTAACAGAAGAAATGATTAAATCAATGGAACCAGGTTCTGTTGTAGTAGATATCGCAATTGACCAAGGTGGTATTTTCGAAACAACTGACCGCATTACAACTCATGATAACCCAACTTATGAAAAACATGGCGTTGTTCATTATGCAGTTGCAAACATGCCAGGTGCGGTTCCACGTACATCAACTCTTGCATTAACAAACGTAACAGTACCATACGCAGTGCAAATTGCAAACAAAGGCTACAAAGAAGCTTGCCTAGGCAACTCTGCATTATTAAAAGGTATTAATACATTAGATGGTTATGTAACATTCGAAGCAGTTGCAGAAGCTCATGGTGTAGAATACAAAGGTGCAAAAGAATTATTAGAAGCAGAAACTGTATCTTGCTAATTGAAGCATAATACAAACTAAAAATCGAACAATATTTAATACAACATGATAAGAGCTAAGAGAGAAGACCTCTTAGCTCTTCTTAGTAAAAGGGGGCATACATCGTGGCCAACCTGTTTAAAAAGAAATCCGTTACGCAATTGTTAGGGGAAAGTAAAAGTAAGACTTTGTCTAAAACTTTAGGGGCATTTGACCTAACAATGCTAGGGATTGGTGCGATAATCGGTACAGGAGTTCTTGTATTAACTGGATTAGTAGCAGCGAGAGATGCTGGTCCAGCAGTTATTTTTTCATTTATGATTGCAGCAATTGTTTGTGGGTTTGCAGCATTATGTTATGCAGAAGTTGCTTCGACACTCCCAGTTTCAGGTAGCGTATACACATATTCTTATGCAACAATCGGTGAGTTTGTAGCCCATTTAATGGGATGGACGTTATTATCAGTATATGTTGTAACAACAGCAGCAGTAGCTGGTGGATGGACAGGTTATTTCAATAACTTAGTGAGTGGATTTGGATTAGAAATTCCAAAAGCGCTGTTAACGATTCCATCTCAAGGTGGTATTGTGAACTTGCCAGCAGTAATCATCACGCTCGTATTAACATGGTTGTTATCACGTGGTACGAAAGAGAGTAAGCGTGTAAATAACGCAATGGTATTAATTAAAATTGGTATTGTTGTCTTATTTATTGCAGTTGGTGTATTCTACGTAAAACCAGAAAACTGGGTACCATTTACACCGTACGGTTTAAGTGGAGTCTTTGCCGGAGGAGCAGCAGTATTCTTTGCTTTCCTAGGTTTTGATGCATTAGCAACTTCAGCAGAAGAAGTAAAAAATCCACAGCGTGACCTTCCAATTGGTATCATTGCTTCGTTAGTTATTTGTACGATCATTTATGTTGCAGTTTGTCTTGTTATGACTGGTATGGTTTCTTATAAAGAATTAGATGTACCAGAAGCAATGGCTTATGTACTAGAAGTTGTCGGACAAGATAAAGTAGCTGGTGTAATTGCTATTGGAGCTGTAATTGGTATTATGGCTGTAATTTTTGCTTATATTTACGCAACAACACGTGTATTCTTTGCAATGAGTCGTGACGGTTTATTGCCAGAATCTTTTGCGAAAATTAACAAAAAGACAGAAGCACCAACATTTTCAACTTGGTTAACAGGAATTGGTAGTGCTTTAATTGCTGGATTTATCGATTTAAAAGAATTGTCGAATTTAGCGAATATTGGAGCGTTATTAACATTTGCGATGGTTGGTGTATCAGTTATCATCCTTCGTAAAACACATCCGAACTTACAACGCGGATTTATGGTACCACTTGTACCAACTTTACCGATCATTTCAATCGTATGCTGTCTATTCTTAATGGTAAACTTACCATTAACGACATGGATGTACTTCGGTGCTTGGTTAGCAATTGGAGTAGTCGTATACTTTGTTTATTCGAAAAAACACAGTCATCTAAAAGAAGATGGAAGTTCGCAAGATAGCTTAGAAGAAGCTAATTAAGGGGATATAATAAATTGTAAGCCTTGTGTGCCTAGGGAGCGCGCAAGGCTTTTTCTTTTGGTCAAAGGAGGAAAAAGTAGTATCTTGTAGAATTTATATGTTTAAATATTCAAAGGGATGACACGATGGTTGTAAAAGATGAATTGAAAATCGTTGTTGGTGCAGGAGAATTTAACAATAACCCGGGTTGGGTACATACGAATGAAGATGAATTGAATTTATTAAAAAGAGAAGATTGGGTAAAAAAGTTTGAGCCTAACTCTTTAGCAGTAATTTTAGCGGAGCATGTATGGGAACATTTATCATATGAAGAAGGAATAGAAGCAGCGAAAGTATGTTATGAATTTTTAAAACAGGGTGGTTATATTCGATGCGCGGTTCCGGATAGCTTTTTCCGAGATGAAGAATATCAAGAAGGTGTACAAGTTGGAGGACCTGGACCGTTAGATCATCCAGCAGCTAGCCATAAAGTGAAACTTTAATCAGTGGGGGTTTTCTTCATCCCCCACTGATTATTAGTTGAACCAATCGGGCTTTTACGGACAGTTGATCCCCCACCTATCTTCCTCGTTTCTATCTGAATCTTGAGGTGGGGGTCTTACTGCCCGTAAATGCGGGATAAAATTGTTCATAATTATAAAACGATGACATCTATGTTTGAGAGTGCGGGGTTTCAGGTGAAACTTTTGGAGTATTGTGATGAAGGTGGAGAGTTTCATTATAATGATTGGGATGAAAAAGAAGGATTTATTTATCGTTCAAAACGCTTTGATCATAGAAATCAGGATGGAAAGTTAGGGTTTGTTTCTTTAATTGTTGATGCAGTGAAAGGTGAATAAATGAAGAAAAAAGGATGTACGAAAGGATGGAAACTTTCGTACATCCTTTTTGCATGAAGAATATAGCGGATGCGGAGAATAAGTGATGTGTTTTGAAATGTGAACAAAATGTTCGGAAAATTCATTATGAATTTTATTGACACATATGAATAGGCGCTCATATAATAAAGGTATAAGATATATGAATGATTGTTCATATGTTCAAATAAAGAGGTGAGCTATAATGGCTGAAAATAAAGTGGAAACATGTCAAGAAGCATGTTTGCAAACGATTATCCATGAAGAAGTTGTTGATCAAGTAAAACAAACAATCCCAGCAGATGAAAGCTTAAGTAAAGTAGCGGAGTTATTTAAAGTATTAGGTGACCGTACGCGCACACGTATTTTACACGCTTTATTCGAAGCGGAAATGTG
Coding sequences within it:
- a CDS encoding HAD family hydrolase translates to MNKGIIFDKDGTLIQLDSVWYTIVHHVLDDIFQMYPNEKNKRNDYLKIIGMSDNDFESTSLLACRTNYFIAAAWFLLLENQNINKENFIHDVCALFKKHSTADDLVFTEVEGAKETLKYLKDHEYVIGVVTADDVDAAIHSLKMTGLYDYVDFLGADDGVNKTKPESDFYHMFKEKFALAEEDVFMVGDTLTDVRFARNSNIKVVGVLSGASKKEDLEEEADYILDSMKDISKIL
- the ald gene encoding alanine dehydrogenase is translated as MRIGVPTEIKNNENRVAMTPAGVVHLVRNNHKVFIQKGAGLGSGFTDAEYIEAGAKIVDTAEEAWNMDMVMKVKEPIESEYKHFSEGLILFTYLHLAPEPELTKALIEKKVVAIAYETVQLENRSLPLLAPMSEVAGRMSAQIGAQFLEKNKGGKGILLAGVPGVKRGKVTIIGGGQAGTNAAKIAVGLGADVTIIDLSAERLRQLDDIFGNQVKTLMSNPYNIAEAVKESDLVIGAVLIPGAKAPKLVTEEMIKSMEPGSVVVDIAIDQGGIFETTDRITTHDNPTYEKHGVVHYAVANMPGAVPRTSTLALTNVTVPYAVQIANKGYKEACLGNSALLKGINTLDGYVTFEAVAEAHGVEYKGAKELLEAETVSC
- a CDS encoding metalloregulator ArsR/SmtB family transcription factor, with the translated sequence MAENKVETCQEACLQTIIHEEVVDQVKQTIPADESLSKVAELFKVLGDRTRTRILHALFEAEMCVCDLAYLLGMTQSSISHQLRVLKQAKLVKNRKEGKVVYYSLADHHVIGIFEQAFEHVNEEE
- a CDS encoding amino acid permease, producing MANLFKKKSVTQLLGESKSKTLSKTLGAFDLTMLGIGAIIGTGVLVLTGLVAARDAGPAVIFSFMIAAIVCGFAALCYAEVASTLPVSGSVYTYSYATIGEFVAHLMGWTLLSVYVVTTAAVAGGWTGYFNNLVSGFGLEIPKALLTIPSQGGIVNLPAVIITLVLTWLLSRGTKESKRVNNAMVLIKIGIVVLFIAVGVFYVKPENWVPFTPYGLSGVFAGGAAVFFAFLGFDALATSAEEVKNPQRDLPIGIIASLVICTIIYVAVCLVMTGMVSYKELDVPEAMAYVLEVVGQDKVAGVIAIGAVIGIMAVIFAYIYATTRVFFAMSRDGLLPESFAKINKKTEAPTFSTWLTGIGSALIAGFIDLKELSNLANIGALLTFAMVGVSVIILRKTHPNLQRGFMVPLVPTLPIISIVCCLFLMVNLPLTTWMYFGAWLAIGVVVYFVYSKKHSHLKEDGSSQDSLEEAN
- a CDS encoding CehA/McbA family metallohydrolase, which produces MIEMKGTMTLSPFVKNKHSFLMDATDIINFTVTIDQGASRKIPLLLILRDSKGCVRIQYQTPIVDEKLVVATNPKFCSAGCVGGEIASGNWELEVVYTPHCANKALKFTGRKVDYTVNISVNDELEREYNREHFCKENVFIHENDFEKVVNEEHRWYKGDFHVHTNLTDGEIDDELAMSVCEKQELDFLYATEHNIVMPSYQKGSTLIIPSMELTTPYGHYNIFGMKEYVNFTEYLDESFSAKSMNELFSLMKEKDYLISVNHPFMKPWTNQININLENIHTMEIMCDPTYSKSKPSTLEALKFFDQMWLSGLKIWGIGGSDSHLHPSKTFPGSKDPSIYGDPGTYVLCNGLSIKNLKDAIQRGRIYFSRFRKLEIAIQNEGKTIYVGDEAQGNIRYNIHTDKPCEWRLIVNGQIIEKEFGSYVTFDFYLNEGAYARVEGWEDDELVAFINPIHNNVRHKNIKTWYEVLGGLEDE
- a CDS encoding ABC transporter ATP-binding protein, with amino-acid sequence MAQLSFKNIYKKYDHDVTIVKDFNLEVNDGEFIVLVGPSGCGKSTTLRMIAGLEEISEGDFYIDRERVNDVTPKDRDIAMVFQNYALYPHMTVYDNMAFGLKLRKYSKAEIDQRVKHAAQILGLEKYLERKPKALSGGQRQRVALGRAIVRNAKVFLMDEPLSNLDAKLRVQMRAEITKLHQQLQTTTVYVTHDQIEAMTMATRLVVLKDGIIQQVGTPKEVYERPENVFVGGFIGSPGMNFLKGILTENAVMIDKWKIEISEERMKSLRNKGYANKEIIIGIRPEDFYCGKKLLELPHNTKITVTIDVSELMGSETYLYSNINGQSFVARVNSSVDVHSQSEMDLALDMEKVHYFDSETEKRIVL